The DNA sequence taataatttttaaataattaaatttagtaaaatttaaattactaatttaacataaacaattcatagtttgaaaataaaaaaattataacattttataaaagtttgaaattttaagaaagcatttataataaattgtaagtgattaaaattattaaatttaaaaatactatttaacCCCATTTGTTCCTAATTTCAAGAAAGCATTTATAAcgatttttgaaagtttaaagttaaacaaaattttaacttttttaaatatatatatatatatatatatatatatatatatatatatatatatatatatatatatatataactagaaattttgaatttaattatttaatcctAACTATTGTCGattcaaatttgtttaaaaaaatattcgatggatttgggtgaaaaaaacttataaagcATACATATATTCATATTGAATGAATTCGATGTGAAgtttgtataaataaaatattttattaaaaggtcCAAATCTtcgctgattttttttttggtgaaataaACCACTTCTATAAGTAATTTTTGAGTTTAAAAGTTTTTCCTTTCTTATACTAGAGTGCATGTCATCcccctaattttaattttttttttgtatagccATGAATTTATTTGATGGTTCACATGCTAAACTAAGATCCCAAAAAAATCCTAAACTAAGATGTCAATTGCAACGGCAATGATTTGATTGTGcacaatactaaaaaaaaaaaaagacaaaaatcattttttcacaTATTCATTAAGCAAAAATTCAACTTTCTTTATTTATACAAAACATACCAATTTTTGTTGGTTGACATTATAATAGCGTTTAGCACATATAGTCTCTCAGGTATCCTAAttactttataatttatttttacaaaatcacagcaaattaaatatataaaatattgtaaacaaaaaatatgaacatTTTGGAGACGTGAATTACGATGTATTTTTTCCCGTAaaaatgtaaagacaaatatcaagaatttataataactcatttattttattcaattaattgaaataaattttctttctaattatGTATGTAGTTTATTTAAacggcattttttttttattttatacagttcaaataaaattctaatgtattattttatcttttaaattttttacttaataaCCTTATgtcaaaatactaaaaaaaaaacacaatctattcttattatgatttatttgaaTTCTAATAAATTAAGATGTAATTTGAATTATGATAAATCTTCATTAAATGCTATTTTGAATTATGATAAAATACCATCCAAATCCCTTCATtccaaaatgaataaattttaaagttttttcaattaagaaaaacaagtaCTCCCTCCATCTTAAAATATTTGTGTTGTTTCAAGACAAAAAGGTAAATGCAAACTAGTGTCTTAAGATATAggttaaaagactaaaaaaacatatttatattgcAAAGTTTTTTCaactatttataaatttttttatactctcaTATGATctatacattaaataattttttattttttattttctcttaggAGAACTAGTTACCAAGGAGAAATTATTAGGTAATACAAGATCATCATGTCATCCATAAATCCAATCAATAATCATATGACATGTGGACAATCatagatatatttattaaattaaagatatattaaGTACTTATCTAACAAGAATTATTGTGCTATTTCTtgatttaagaaatttaaaatattaagttatGTATGTGTCACATAATTATTAGtcgaaataataaataaagtaattttaaactaaCTAATAATATCTCGTTAGCAAGACCCTAATATTTATAAGAGTCAATTTTACTGAATATTCTtgctctttttcttaattttaataaatgtattattaagtttttcaaaaatagtatttattagaggagaaaattgaaaaaaagctTTAATATCTCATTGTTGAAGTCaatgtgaaatttttttgaatgcTAAAACATTAGTGAATTTGGAATATAAGGGAATAATTTGAATTtggaaaaaatgtaattaagacTATGTTAAACAAgtcatttcaattaatttttaacttttttaagggtcaaaaaacttatttgattgttcgataaacaaattttttaaaataattttttaaccgtTTCTCACGTTTTATGAAATACTacttgaattaatattttttaaaacactaacttttagtttctaactttttatatatttttttacttttatttttaatatatttatttatttttcttattattttttttaaaataaatcatgatttaattttttttatcattttatactttttaactattttaacaACTAGTTTTATTGAagtaaattaactattttatgTAACTTTTAAGCTAATCTTATGGAGCATTATTTTCTCCACTGTATCATTTTTTtgacataattatttaattgtagaaatactaaaaataaacttaaactatatttttattatgatatattaGGATTCTATTAAagcatcattaaatattaatttgaattatatatgataagacGTCATcaaattatatgttaaaaataaaaccgTGAAACTTGTAAAATGTTGTAATTTACAATAGTGTTTTGATCAATAATAAAAGTGTGTTTATTAAGAGAGTATGTTATTATATACTACCATCACCTCTTTAACCTCTATAACATATAAGATCCATACCCCATCCCTTCTTGTGAGTTAAGAGGtgcaatttcaaattttctcaCCAGCAATTCTTCTTCACCATGCCTACTTCAACTTCTTCTCAATGGCTAAGCCTTGTTGGCATCATTTGGCTCCAATCCATAAATGGAACAAACACCAATTTCCCTGCTTACTCCTCCCAGCTGAAGCAGCTCCTCTCCATGTCCCAGTTTCAGCTCAACAACCTTGCTTTTGCCTCAGATGCAGGCAAACTCTTTGGTTTCTTTTCTGGCATGGCTGCTTTTCACCTCCCCCTTTGGCTTGTCCTCATGATTGGTTCAACTCTTGGATTAATTGGTTATGGTGTTCAATATCTCTTCATATCAAACCAAATCTCCTCTCTCTCCTATTGGCATGTGTTTTTGCTAACTGTTCTAGCAGGGAACAGCATTTGCTGGATCAACACTGTTTGCTATGTGATCACAATAAGGAACTTCTCATCCGATCATCGCCAAGTTGCTGTAGGGTTAACTACTAGTTACCAAGGGTTGAGTGCTAAGATTTTCACCAGCATTGTTGATGCTGTTTCTTTACACAAAAAGGCTAAAACATTTCTCTTTCTGAACTCATTCTTGCCTTTGATAGTTGCCCTAATAGCAGCTCCTGTGGTTAGAGAAATTGAAGCTGTCACAACAAGGCCTAAGCACATTATGAGTGTTGGATTTGTTGTTATGTTTGTGATTACAATTGCCACTGGAATATATGCTGTGATGAGCAGCTTGGAATTTGTGTCAAGCAAAATATCTCCACTTGGTAGCCTTATTGGCATGTTAGTGTCCCTTTTATTCCCTCTATTAGTTCCACTTTCCATGAAGATCAATGCACTAGTAGGGTCATGGcacaaaaatagagaaaaacaaagaGTATATCATTTTACTTCTGAGGAGAGTCATGATGATGAAGGCAGGATAGAGAATGAGGTTAAAGAGGGTGAAGATAGCAGAGAAGTTAATCAAGAAGTTGGTATTGGTATAAGAGAAGAAATAGGAGTGAAATTGATGCTGAGAAGAATAGATTTCTGGTTATATTTCTTTGTCTATTTATTCGGTGCAACACTTGGTTTAGTATTTCTGAACAACTTGGGACAAATTGCTGAATCCCGAGGTTACTCTAGAACTTCATCATTGGTgtctttgtcttcttcttttgggTTCTTCGGCCGTCTCATGCCATCTATAGTGGACTACTTTTACAGGTAAATGATACCTTTTTCTTCTACCTTCTATGCTATTCAATTCCTATCTAACACCAACCATTACCCAGTATATTTACTTTATCATATACttcaaagaattttaaaaaataatgtatattggttaaaaaattaaaaagatatatttattataaaaattatagaaaaacataaaaaattataataatataattttacatatatcaataaaaatatgttttttagtttgtTACTCAATGTGCTAAGAgtactaattaatatttgtttaacttCAGATAATGGCTATAAATGCGTTAGTTGATCTACATAaatgaaaaccaacatgctaTTAAATTAACCTTCtacttttattgattttttttcatggtATGGGGTGTGTATATGCAGGGGTAAGTGTACAATATCAAGACCAGCTTCTATGGTAGCATTAATGGCTCCAACTGCAGGGTCATTTTTCTTACTACTCCACAATACTAACCTTGCCCTCTATGTTGGCACTGCCATAATTGGAGTTTGTACTGGAGCAATCACTTCAATTTCTGTGTCCACCACCACAGAGCTATTTGGAACCAAGAATTTCTCTGTGAACCATAATGTGGTGGTGGCCAACATTCCAGTGGGGTCTTTTTTGTTTGGCTACTTGGCTGCTTTTGTTTACCATAAGGGAGGGCATCATGAACATGGGAAATGCATGGGCATGGAATGCTACAGAGACACTTTCATCATATGGGGTTCCCTTTGTTTCTTTGGTACCTTTTTGgcttttgttctacatgttagGACTCGCAAGTTTTACTCATATAAACTATAGGgtacatgttttattttattatttagacACCATGTAACCAATACTCCAAAATAGCTTCTATACTAATCCCGTACttgtatattttattacttGAGTCATGctcaaaattaagtaaaaaacaaaaaaaataatataatataatggacACACATGACTAGTTATATGACACCTAGAGAAAGacataggaaaaaaatataagtataataaATGATGATatgaagtgataaaaaaaagagatgaagAGAAATATGTAGTGGATTTTAATGGATTATTTGATGTATAAGAATATCTAAATATCAATACCCATGCTCAAATGAACACCTATTAGTGTATTAATTAGAAAAGTATGTAAGACcatctaaattgtaattaattagCTAGAAATATAGGCCGAAGGAGAGGCACGCGTACGGTGCAAGTTCACTATTGatctttattaatattaatatcaaaTAAAGATGATATGATTTCTTGGTTATGTAGTGCTGTCATCGATTTGTGGTACGAAAAAGGACAACAAGGTTGCTATATCTTCAACGGCTTAAATATTGTGAAGACGTTTCAAAATTTACCTACACCCTAAGTGAAAACGAGTCTCTCTGTTAAAAAAGCTGGAATGCATACacgttctttttctttgatttagtCATGATCATTGTGCTGGCAGGTGAATGTAAAAGTTGGCTATAAAAGATTAAGGGATAATAGTTCATTTAATATTAGTAATCAATTATAGTAAGTGATAAAAGTTGGTCATACCCTTCTTAATGATATAAGTagtttgttgataaaaaaaattacatgcatctctatagtaaaaaagaaaagaaaaaatccaTAAAGATTTATActtccttcaattttttatacCATAAAGCATGAGTAGTGAGATGCTTTAAAAATtagagatataaaaaatatttaaataggtaacaatatttttatattaattaaaagaaatatattaacaatatatttttaatatattctttttaacacatattttattattcattaaaatttattaaaaattataaaattgagaaagacttatatattaaatgagaagtaaaattcacaaaaatttaaaatttgtaaaatgagTATTTAGAAGAGTATATTAGAGTCTTAGAGAGTAATACGTTGTTATCACTTctcttaattaatatccaattaaataaatttgttaaaggTTTACGTAACCATATTGCAACCACATGCTGCAGCAGTATCAGCTACAATTTCTTGTAACAGTGATTATAATCGCAATCTAAAATCATTATTAGAGATAATAGAAGAAAAGCATGTACATATATCCATGCATTGATTTGTGTAGTGATCTTCAAATATTTCGTACCGTCCAAGGAAAAAGTTCAGGCTCTGGCCACATATCTTCCGAGCCACATACATCAATTGAGCTTGAATCATAATCATGCATATTACATATACCATAATTAACATAAAAGGCATGAATTACCTTATTT is a window from the Glycine max cultivar Williams 82 chromosome 2, Glycine_max_v4.0, whole genome shotgun sequence genome containing:
- the LOC100808034 gene encoding protein NUCLEAR FUSION DEFECTIVE 4, encoding MPTSTSSQWLSLVGIIWLQSINGTNTNFPAYSSQLKQLLSMSQFQLNNLAFASDAGKLFGFFSGMAAFHLPLWLVLMIGSTLGLIGYGVQYLFISNQISSLSYWHVFLLTVLAGNSICWINTVCYVITIRNFSSDHRQVAVGLTTSYQGLSAKIFTSIVDAVSLHKKAKTFLFLNSFLPLIVALIAAPVVREIEAVTTRPKHIMSVGFVVMFVITIATGIYAVMSSLEFVSSKISPLGSLIGMLVSLLFPLLVPLSMKINALVGSWHKNREKQRVYHFTSEESHDDEGRIENEVKEGEDSREVNQEVGIGIREEIGVKLMLRRIDFWLYFFVYLFGATLGLVFLNNLGQIAESRGYSRTSSLVSLSSSFGFFGRLMPSIVDYFYRGKCTISRPASMVALMAPTAGSFFLLLHNTNLALYVGTAIIGVCTGAITSISVSTTTELFGTKNFSVNHNVVVANIPVGSFLFGYLAAFVYHKGGHHEHGKCMGMECYRDTFIIWGSLCFFGTFLAFVLHVRTRKFYSYKL